Below is a genomic region from Fischerella sp. PCC 9605.
TGTGGAGTTGCAAGCACTTGTAAGTCCTACCAGTTACGCTTCACCCCGTCGTTCTACTACAGGGGTAGACTATAACCGCTTGGTGCAAATTTTGGCAGTCTTGGAAAAACGGGTAGGAATTCCCATGTCGAAATTGGATTCCTATGTTGCTTCCGCAGGCGGATTGAATGTCGAAGAACCAGCGGTAGATTTAGGAGTAGCAATTGCTGTAGTTGCCAGTTTCCGAGATCGGATTGTAGACCCCGGTACTGTGTTAATTGGTGAAGTTGGGTTAGGGGGACAAGTGCGCCCTGTGTCACAAATGGAACTGCGGTTAAAAGAAGCGGCAAAACTGGGGTTTAAAAGAGCGATAGTGCCAAAAGGGCAAAAGTTCCCTGATTTAAATATCGAGATTTTGCCAGTTTCAAAGGTAATAGATGCGATTATTGCAGCAATACCACACCATACTTTAGAAGATAGCGATTTAGAACCGGATGATGAGTAGACTCTAGTTTGCAAGCGAGGATATGTAGTTAGTTGTAACTGGTACGTTAGTCACAGGTAACGCACCTAAGTATGGCTTTGCGTAAAAAAGTAGGGATTTTAAACGCAGAGGATCGCAAAGGAAAACGCAGAGGGGAGGCAGCGCGTTGCGGGGGTTCCCGAGCCACTGCGTTGCGCGGGTTCCCCGCGTTGTAGCACGTGGCGTCCCGTTGTAGCGACTGCCGTCGCGCAGAGTCTTAGTACAAAAATTTCGTTATTAATGTACTAAGCATCTTCGGGGTTGAGCTGTATTAACTCTTCGGTGGTGTATGTTCCAACTGGACTCCATACTAAATAAGGAACAAGTAACAAAGCTGCTAATCGAGAAATTGGGAAAACAGATAATGTTAGCAGCACACCCAAGATAATACCTACCGATCCAATTATTTCCCCAATTCTGAGACTGCGAAATCTCAACATTAAAGGTATGTAGGTGACGGTGATAATTTCTAGCAAGAGATAGCAACTCATTAGCAACCAGGTAAATAAACTTCCTGGATTTTTTTGCCAAACAAGATAAGCTGAAGCAGCACCGCACACAAAAATCACAGTCCAAATCAGCGGAATTAAAGGCTCAAAAACTAACCAACGAGGACGAGTTAGCTGTGCAAACCATTTGACATCACGCGGTGTGATGAAGAAACTACCAAACGCAACTAAAAAAGTTACAGCCCCAATTATCAACCAAGAAGGAATCATATTAAGTACCTTTTAACGTGTATTTTGTCAAGTGTTACACGGCAATTTTGGCAATTTCGGATATGAGTTTAATCAGTCGTTGGTTGGATTATTAATTTGGGTTAAACGAACCTGTAGAAACAATTGCTGGTTGCTTGCTTAGCCGCAAGACTGCTTTTGTTCGCAAGCAGTTAAGCCTAACCGATCCAGAACAAAGGCATACTCAAACGCCAATTCTTTCAGGCTTTCATAACGTCCGGATGCACCACTATGTCCTGCGCCCATGTTGGTTTTGAGTAGGAGAATGTTGTTATCTGTCTTGAGTTCTCGTAGTTTCGCTGTCCATTTGGCAGGTTCCCAATATTTGACGCGAGAATCATTCAAGCCAGCGGTGATGAGGGTATCTGGGTAATCTTTCGCCTCGACATTATCGTAGGGCGAGTAAGATTTCATATAGTCGTAATAAACTTTATCGTTGGGATTACCCCATTCTTCCCATTCCATGGCTGACAGGGGTAAAGAGGTATCAAGTATAGTTGTGACTACGTCTACAAAGGGGACATCGGCAACTACTACTTTAAATAAGTCGGGACGCATGTTCATAACTGCTCCCACCAATAAACCGCCTGCACTACCACCAGAAATCGCGATCGCATGGCTTGTTGTCCACCCTTCGGCAATTAAATATTCTGCACAGGCAATAAAATCTGTAAAGGTATTCTTTTTGTGCAAAAATTTGCCATCTTCATACCACTTGCGTCCCATTTCTCCACCGCCGCGAACATGGGCGATTGCAAATATGATTCCACGATCTAACAAAGAAAGTCGATTTGATGAAAATGATGCTGGGTAACTTGCTCCGTAAGCACCATATCCAGTCAGATATAAAGGATTTTTGCCATCTTTTTTGATGCCCTTTTTATAAACAATAGATATGGGAATTTGCGTACCGTCAGGTGCAGGAGCCATCAATTTTTCACTTTGATACTGGGTTCTGTCGTAGCCTCCCAGAACTTCTGTTTCTTTTTTCAACTCACGCTCTAACGTTTCCATATCGTAATCAAATACAGATGGCGGCGTGATTAAAGATGTATAGTGTATCCGTAAAGTAGTAGTGTGAAATTCTGGATTACTGCCTTCAAAAAATGAATAGGTCGGTTCGGGAAAGGTAATGTTATGTTCTTGATCGGTGGTCAGGTTTTGTACTCTTGCGACTGGTAGCCCATCCTTTCTTTCGTAAATTACTAAGTGGTTGGCAAACAGGCTAATACCTGATAGCATCACATCTTCGCGATGAGGAATTACAGTCTGCCAATTTTCTTTACCTGGTAAAGCTACTAGGGTTTTCATCAGTTTAAAGTTAATAGCTTCTTCATTTGTGACTATATAAAAATAATCGCTGTGATGGTCAACATCATATTCTATGCCTGTTGTACGCGGCTGGATTACTTGGAAATTTCCCCTAGGTTTATTAGCCTCTAAATAATGAACTTCTGATGTGATTTTACTGCCCAAATGCATCAAAATATATTCTTGGCTGCGAGTTTTGCCAACTGCTAAATAATAACTATCATCTGGTTCATGATAAATGAGAACATCTTCATCAACTGATGTTTCTAAAGTATGCCTAAATACCTGAAATGGGCGATTGGCAACATCTAGTTTCGTATAAAATACTGTCTGATTATCATTAGCCCACGCCAAAGAAAAATAAGTATCAGGAATACTTTCTGGATACAATTGATGTGTATTTAAGTCCAAAAAATACAACGTATATCTTTCGGAACCACTAGTATCTACTGAATAAGCCAAAATTTGGTGATTGGGGCTAACTTGCAACACTCCGATGCTGAAAAAATCATGCCCTTGAGACATTTCGTTCTGGTCTAGTAGCACTTCTTCGGGAGCATCGAGATTACCTTTTTTGCGGCAGTAAATAGGATAAGCTTTGCCTTCTTCAGTCCGGGAATAATAGTAATATTCATCTTTACGATATGGTACGGAAAGGTCTGTTTCTTTGATCCGAGACAGCATTTCTTCATAAAGCTGTGTTTGCAAACCTTCCGTATGCTGCATCATCGCTTGGGTGTAAGCATTTTCTGCTTCCAAGTAGGCTATTACTTTTGGGTTATCGCGATCGCGCATCCAAAAGTAGTTATCAATCCGCTTGTCGCCATGCAACTCCAAGATCTGGGGCTGTTTTTCAGCAACGGGTGGAGTCACTGTAATTTCTAAAGAATCAATTTTATCCATATTTTTTCACCTGAATTTGCTGCCACTACCTTTGTGTGGTAGCGCGACGAGAGTAGCTTTTCAAGGTACAAAAGCCAATGGCTGGGATAACTCCCAAAATAACTGCTGTTAATCCTTGTCCACTCAAATATAATGCCTGAGTGCGGTTTACTTCTGGAATCAGGTTTTGCACCAAGGGAAGCAACCACACCAAAACACTGATGCAGAAATAGGAAATTGAAGGCAGAAAACTCCACCACCAAGCACCTGCTGTATTTTGGCGCAATACTAACCATTGCAAAAACCCCAGCCAAATTCCAGAGCCAATATATGAGATAGTTGACAAAACTCCAAAAAAAACCATCTCTTCAAAAGATAAAGTTTTATTTAACGATGTAGCTATGGATGAAATATAGTTAATCCATCCTCCAGAAACGCTATTAGCAATCAACCAACCCGCGCTAGTGGCAAGCAGCCACAATCTTGCAGATAGATATCGGCGCAGAATTAGTGCTTGATCGGCGGCAAAAATCACTGCAAAAACAATACTACTGAAAAGTTTTATCAACCAGTACCATATCGGTTGCTGTTGGAGAATAATTGGTGGGAGTGCTTGCAAAAGGGTTCTTTCGATGGCGATACTGGCAATTCCACCCACAACCCATCCTACAACAGTCATGAGAGTAAATTGAATAAAAAACTTGCGTCGCTGCGATCGCGGTATCAACAACCTAAGTACTTTGCTAGTGCTAGAAATGGAAACTTCCACAGAAGGTGTGTTGGAGTCTGTTTGCATAGAAATTCAGCTTAATAAGTATAAAAGCTAAAGGATGAAATAAGATTAAGATAGATAAAATACAAGCTCTCGTAAAAAAAATTTAGACTTCTCAAAAACCCGGTTTCTTTAAAACTGGGTTTTTTAAATCAGTTCACACTCAAAACCAGCTGCCTGAAAAAGCGCAAAGCCGGAATGATAAGCTAAACAATGACATAAATAAAGTGTTTAGGATGAACTGTTAAATGGGTATTTCCTCCAATGAACCCCTTCTTCTCAGGGCAGCTCGTGGTGAAGTTGTAGATCGTCCCCCAGTATGGATGATGCGGCAAGCGGGACGATATATGAAGGCTTATCGAGATTTAAGGGAGAAATACCCTTCGTTTCGCGATCGCTCAGAAATACCGGAAGTAGCGATCGAAGTTTCTTTACAGCCGTGGAGGGCATTTCAACCAGATGGCGTGATTCTATTTTCTGATATTGTGACGCCGCTGCCTGGTTTGGGCATTGACATGGATATCGCTGAAGGTAAGGGGCCAATTATTCACTCCCCCATCCGTACTCAGGAACAAATAGATAACCTGCGTCTTCTAGATCCAGAAGAGTCTTTACCGTTTATCAAAACCATTTTGCAGGCATTACGCCAAGAAGTTGGTAACAAATCAACAGTGTTGGGGTTTGTAGGTGCACCGTGGACACTAGCAGCTTATGCCGTGGAAGGAAAAGGTTCCAAAACCTATTCCATTATTAAAAACATGGCGTTCTCAGATCCAACGATACTGCATCAATTTTTAGGCAAACTTGCAGATGCGATCGCTACCTACGTGCGCTATCAAATTGACTGTGGCGCTCAAGTTGTGCAAATGTTTGATTCTTGGGCAGGCCAATTAAGCCCCCAAGATTATGAAACCTTTGCTCTGCCTTATCAACAGCGAGTTTTCCAGCAAGTCAAACAAACCCATCCAGATACACCCCTGATTCTCCTGGTTAGCGGTAGCGCAGGTTTGTTAGAAAGAATGACAAAATCCGGTGCAGATGTCATCACTGTAGACTGGACAGTAGACATGGCAGATGCAAGAACAAGATTGGGCAAGCACATGAAAGTGCAAGGAAATCTCGATCCTGGTGTCCTTTTTGGTTCCAAAGAGTTTATCCGCGATCGCATTATCGACACGGTTCGCAAAGCTGGTAATTGGGGTCACATCCTCAACCTCGGCCACGGTGTTCTCCCAGAAACCCCAGAAGAAAATGTAGCTTTCTTCTTTGAAACTGCTAAGCAACTCAACGCTGTTAGTTGTTAGTTGTTGGTTGTTGGTTGTTGGGTGTTGATTGTTGGGTGTTAGGTGTTTAGTTGTTGGGTGTTTGAAAACTAAACAGTAAAATCCAAACAACAAATAACCACCAACAAACAACAATACTAGTAAAATCCAAACAACAAACAACCACCAACAAACAACAAATTTATTGTTATGAACCAAAAACGCATTTTAGTGACCGGTGCAAGTGGATGTATAGGTCACTACATTAGTGAAGCTTTAATTCAGGAGACAGACCACGAGTTATATCTGTTAGTTAGAAACCCTGATAAATTAAAAATTGATACACAAGTCCGTCCGGGTATCACCGTATTGCAAGGTGATATGCAAGAAATCCGGTATTTAGCCGACTTGCTGAAAACAATAGATACTGCGGTACTAACAGCGACAGCTTGGGGTGGTGCCGCAACCTTTGATATTAATGTAGTTAAAACTATAGAATTACTGAATTATTTAGATCCGGCTACCTGCGAACAGGTAATTTATTTTTCGACTGCAAGTGTTTTAGATAACAAAAATCAACCACTCAAGGAAGCAGGGGAACTCGGTACAGACTACATTCGTTCTAAATATGATTGCTTGCAGAGAATCGGGAAATTAGCGATCGCACCTAAAGTCACCGAAGTTTTTCCTACTTTCGTTTTAGGTGGCGATAGCAATAAACCTTACTCGCACGTGACATCTGGCATTCCCGAAGTTACAAAATATATAAATATAATCCGCTTTTTACAAGCAGATGGTAGCTTTCATTTTATTCATGGTCAGGATATTGCCACACTGGTGCGATATTTAATAGATAATCCACCTAAAGAAGATGAAAATAGACAATTAGTTTTAGGTCAAACACCATTAACTGTAAACCAGGCAGTAGAAGAAGTATGCGCTTACCTGGGCAAAAAAATTTACTTTCGCATCCCTCTATCTCTTTATTTAGCGAACTTATTAATAGTTTTGTTTCGCATTCAAATGGCAGCTTGGGATAGATTTTGTATGAACTATCGGCATTTTTCTTATCAAAAATTCGTCAATCCTGGCAGTTTTGGTTTACAGAATTACTGTGCCACCATCAGCGATGTCTTGCGAATTAGCGGTGTTAAGGGTGTGACATCTGTTAAGTAAGAGGCTATTTATAAACAAAATATTAAGTCATGCTAGTAGGGTGTGTTACGGCACGAGGTGACAAAAATATAGCGAAAAGAAATATTTTTGCCGTAACGCACCGTTCATTTCGGTGCGTTGCGTTGCGCTGCGCTCTAACGCACCCTACAATACAAAGTTAAGATTTACTTTATAAATAGTCTCTAAGATAAACATTATCTAAACCAATACTGTTCATAAATAAGCTTACAGGAAGCAATGCCTGAAGGCATCACATCAAGATTGTCATCGCAAGCTTTGTTTGTGTATTTGCATCCTTTAGGATTCTGTGGAGAAAAAGATAGAAATGTTAAGATGCAAATTAATGTCATAAAAATTTAATTACACTTAAGACTTAAGTGTTGGTGGGATAAAAATCAAAGTGTGAGGAGGATTGAAACATTATGCGAGTTTTACTCGTCTATCCTGTATTTCCCAAAACCTTTTGGTCATACGAAAAGATATTAGCATTAGTCAATCGGAAAGTTTTGCTTCCACCCTTGGGATTAGTAACTGTGGCAGCGATTTTGCCCCAAGAATGGGAATTTAAGTTAGTGGATCGCAACATTCGTGCAGTCACAGAACAAGAGTGGGCATGGGCGGATTTGGTCATTTTCTCGGCAATGATAGTGCAAAAACAAGATTTGCTCGACCAAATTCGGGAAGCAAAAAGACGTGGCAAGTTAGTTGCTGTAGGTGGTCCCTATCCTACTTCAACACCTAGTGAACCAAAAGCAGCTGGTGCAGATTTTCTCATTCTGGATGAAGGAGAAATTACCTTGCCAATGTTTGTCGAAGCAATTCAACGCGGTGAAACATCTGGTACTTTCCGCGCTACAGAAAAACCAGATGTAACCATAACCCCAATACCCCGTTTTGATTTGCTAGATTTTGATGCCTATGACATGATGTCAGTTCAATTTTCGCGGGGTTGTCCTTTCCAGTGCGAATTTTGCGACATTATTGTTTTGTATGGGCGTAAACCACGCACCAAAACTCCGGCGCAACTGTTGACAGAGTTAGATTACCTCTACGAATTGGGTTGGCGGCGGGGTGTTTTCATGGTGGATGACAACTTTATTGGTAATAAACGCAATGTCAAGTTGTTGCTGAAAGAGTTAAAAGTCTGGATGCAGCAACATAATTATCCCTTCCGCTTTGACACAGAAGCTTCTGTTGATTTGGCGCAAGATCCAGAATTGATGGAGTTGATGGTTGAGTGTGGTTTTGCTGCGGTGTTCTTGGGAATTGAAACACCGGATGAGGAAAGTCTGCAATTGACGAAAAAGTTTCAAAATACCCGCAGTTCCTTAGTTGAATCGGTGCAAACTATCATTAATGCTGGGTTGCGCCCAATGGCTGGGTTTATTATTGGGTTTGATGGTGAAAAATCAGGTGCTGGCGATCGCATTGTCCGCTTTGCCGAACAAGCAGCAATTCCCTCTACCACCTTCGCGATGTTACAAGCACTGCCAGATACAGCACTGTGGCATCGCCTGAAAAAA
It encodes:
- a CDS encoding TspO/MBR family protein, whose protein sequence is MIPSWLIIGAVTFLVAFGSFFITPRDVKWFAQLTRPRWLVFEPLIPLIWTVIFVCGAASAYLVWQKNPGSLFTWLLMSCYLLLEIITVTYIPLMLRFRSLRIGEIIGSVGIILGVLLTLSVFPISRLAALLLVPYLVWSPVGTYTTEELIQLNPEDA
- a CDS encoding S9 family peptidase, which gives rise to MDKIDSLEITVTPPVAEKQPQILELHGDKRIDNYFWMRDRDNPKVIAYLEAENAYTQAMMQHTEGLQTQLYEEMLSRIKETDLSVPYRKDEYYYYSRTEEGKAYPIYCRKKGNLDAPEEVLLDQNEMSQGHDFFSIGVLQVSPNHQILAYSVDTSGSERYTLYFLDLNTHQLYPESIPDTYFSLAWANDNQTVFYTKLDVANRPFQVFRHTLETSVDEDVLIYHEPDDSYYLAVGKTRSQEYILMHLGSKITSEVHYLEANKPRGNFQVIQPRTTGIEYDVDHHSDYFYIVTNEEAINFKLMKTLVALPGKENWQTVIPHREDVMLSGISLFANHLVIYERKDGLPVARVQNLTTDQEHNITFPEPTYSFFEGSNPEFHTTTLRIHYTSLITPPSVFDYDMETLERELKKETEVLGGYDRTQYQSEKLMAPAPDGTQIPISIVYKKGIKKDGKNPLYLTGYGAYGASYPASFSSNRLSLLDRGIIFAIAHVRGGGEMGRKWYEDGKFLHKKNTFTDFIACAEYLIAEGWTTSHAIAISGGSAGGLLVGAVMNMRPDLFKVVVADVPFVDVVTTILDTSLPLSAMEWEEWGNPNDKVYYDYMKSYSPYDNVEAKDYPDTLITAGLNDSRVKYWEPAKWTAKLRELKTDNNILLLKTNMGAGHSGASGRYESLKELAFEYAFVLDRLGLTACEQKQSCG
- the hemE gene encoding uroporphyrinogen decarboxylase yields the protein MGISSNEPLLLRAARGEVVDRPPVWMMRQAGRYMKAYRDLREKYPSFRDRSEIPEVAIEVSLQPWRAFQPDGVILFSDIVTPLPGLGIDMDIAEGKGPIIHSPIRTQEQIDNLRLLDPEESLPFIKTILQALRQEVGNKSTVLGFVGAPWTLAAYAVEGKGSKTYSIIKNMAFSDPTILHQFLGKLADAIATYVRYQIDCGAQVVQMFDSWAGQLSPQDYETFALPYQQRVFQQVKQTHPDTPLILLVSGSAGLLERMTKSGADVITVDWTVDMADARTRLGKHMKVQGNLDPGVLFGSKEFIRDRIIDTVRKAGNWGHILNLGHGVLPETPEENVAFFFETAKQLNAVSC
- a CDS encoding NAD-dependent epimerase/dehydratase family protein, with translation MNQKRILVTGASGCIGHYISEALIQETDHELYLLVRNPDKLKIDTQVRPGITVLQGDMQEIRYLADLLKTIDTAVLTATAWGGAATFDINVVKTIELLNYLDPATCEQVIYFSTASVLDNKNQPLKEAGELGTDYIRSKYDCLQRIGKLAIAPKVTEVFPTFVLGGDSNKPYSHVTSGIPEVTKYINIIRFLQADGSFHFIHGQDIATLVRYLIDNPPKEDENRQLVLGQTPLTVNQAVEEVCAYLGKKIYFRIPLSLYLANLLIVLFRIQMAAWDRFCMNYRHFSYQKFVNPGSFGLQNYCATISDVLRISGVKGVTSVK
- a CDS encoding B12-binding domain-containing radical SAM protein, with translation MRVLLVYPVFPKTFWSYEKILALVNRKVLLPPLGLVTVAAILPQEWEFKLVDRNIRAVTEQEWAWADLVIFSAMIVQKQDLLDQIREAKRRGKLVAVGGPYPTSTPSEPKAAGADFLILDEGEITLPMFVEAIQRGETSGTFRATEKPDVTITPIPRFDLLDFDAYDMMSVQFSRGCPFQCEFCDIIVLYGRKPRTKTPAQLLTELDYLYELGWRRGVFMVDDNFIGNKRNVKLLLKELKVWMQQHNYPFRFDTEASVDLAQDPELMELMVECGFAAVFLGIETPDEESLQLTKKFQNTRSSLVESVQTIINAGLRPMAGFIIGFDGEKSGAGDRIVRFAEQAAIPSTTFAMLQALPDTALWHRLKKEGRLRENKDGNINQTTLMNFIPTRPLEDIAREYIEAFCALYDPAKYLDRTYRCFLMMGTPKWKAPFKMPEWVVVKALLIVIWRQGIKRQTRWKFWHHLFSILKHNPGVAEHYLATCAHIEHFLEYRQIVRDQIESQLAEYLAQGVEKPYVPDRGQAELYAS